The segment GTTTAAGTCAACTCATCTCTTTAAAGAGTTTGAAAATAGAGTACTGCAGAGAACTTTTATCTTCAGATGTTGTGCCTGCAAATGAGGATGCTCTCCCATCTCTTGAAAGTCTTTATATTAGAGATTGTGGAATAACAGGGAAGTGGCTATCTCTGATGCTGCGACATTCACCGGCCCTGAAGGAATTGACTTTATATGAATGTTCGCAGTTGAAATAGCTAAAGATATAAGAGGAAGGAAAGGTCCAATCAAACTTTATGTCAGCTTCCGAGGCTTCGTCATCAGGATATGTAAATGATGCATGGCCAAGCTCAGATGCTGACGGAGTCGTGCACATTCCGCTGAATCTCACAAAGATAACCATTGGTAAATGCCCTCATCTAATATTTGAGGGGAGTAGGGAAGATTTGGTTGGATTTACCTCCCTTGATGAAGATGCCCAAGAGAAGGGAAGATGTCTCCTCCCACAATCACTCGATCAACTTGTTTGGACTGGTTGTCCCCAAAAGACAATGCGGCCCTGCTTTGTGGGAAATCCCACGTGCCTCAGAAAATTGGAATTAAATGAAGGAAGTTTGGAATATTTACAGGTGGATTCTGTACGGCGTTAGAAGAATTGGAAGTTGAAAATTGTCATCTGCTCGTCGCTATAGAGGGCACACAGGCGCTTGGAACACTCAGGTCTTTGGTATTACTTGTGAACTCAAGCATGGAATCTCTACAGCTACATTCGTGCACGGCGCTGGAACATTTGGAAATTCAGTACTGCAGTTCACTCGTCTCACTAGAGGGCTTGCGATCCCTCGTGAACCTCAAGCATTTGAAAATACTCTATTCCCCTGCCTTGGTTTCCCTTACCCCATTGGAGAGTTATGAGCCAATTGAGGGAATTTCAAGTCATAGCTATGAGTTATTCCCTGCACTGGAAAGTCTCGAGGTCCATGATTTGTCTCCCCTTAACACGTCATTCTGCAAGGGCCTCACCTGCCTCCGAAGCCTAATGCTTATTGAATTGGAATCAACGAGGCTAACAGATGAGCAAGAGAGAGCGCTTCTGCTCCTCAGGTCCCTGCAAGAGCTCTGCTTTGTTGAATGTGAGGATCTCATACATCTTCCTGCAGGCCTACATGGCCTCCATTCCCTCAATACGTTGAAGATCACATGTTGTAATAGCATCTCAAGGCTTCCGAAGGAGGGCCTTCCACCTTCACTGGAAAAACTGGAGATCTACGACTGCAGCGACGAGTTATCAGAAGGATGCAGATCACTTGCAACAAGCAAGCTAGAGGTCGAAATTGATGGGTGCTATGTGAACTGATCGCTGAGTAACTTTCTAAGGTATACTTCTACCATACATGCCCAGTTTGTTTTGGGACTAAATACCTATATGCTACTGGAGGGATTGCCTAGGCCATCCCTGTCCTGGATCACCTATTACATTAGTTATTATATTTGGTTGGGAGGGAAAATGCTTAACGTATTTTTCTTCTGATGTGAACAGGTTCGGTTTCACTTCAGAACCTCGTCCTCACGCGGTCATGATAATGGCGTCTCATACTCGCAATCTCAATATTTTGTTCTCCACTCGTTGGGTCCGAAAAGGGGATTCATGCTGCTGGAAAAGCCTAGTATTTTCGCTGTCATATAAAATAAAATGAAAGCTCCAAAAAAGTAAACCTGCTTTTCGCTGTTCATTATCTGTCTCATGTTTTGAATTAAAAAAAAGGTGATTGTTTCTCAGGTTTCTTAGCCGCACGCAGAAGATAGATGAACGCTGGGAGGTCAGTTGATAATCAGAACCTCATACCCATGTGGTCATCTTGATTTTGATGTCTCAATAATCAATACCTCTCTGCTCCAGTTGCTGGGATTTTAGAAAACAAACTGGGGATTTATGCTTCCATGTCGGAAATGCCTACCTACTATTTTGCTGCCATATCAGAAATCTGAAAGTTGGACAGGTAACCTGCTTTTTTTTCCTCTCTATCTATTATTCACCACATGTTCTGAACTAAAAACAAGATGATTATTTTTCAGCTCCTTGACTGCATTCAGAAGAAATATCCGGAGATGTTGGGACAGGAATTCGGTAATCGGACCAGGCAAATTTGCTAGGATTGATCGAACTTGTATCTCCCTCCGTCTGAAATTTGGGATAGCCTTGCCAGAGGACGTGCATTCTGACCCTGTCTCCTCCGACAGGAAAAGTTCCTGCTCATCTCCGTTCTATGTTCAGGCTTCAGGCAAGGCAATTAACCCGCCTGCATGCTCACCGGTAATAAAAAATAGCCCCATTTTGAAGGTGCAATGAGTGAGTTATGTCGACGCACTGCTTGCTTGACCATTTTCCGAACCTTCTATGCATCAAAGTAGGATGCAGGGGCATGTGTCAGTGAGGAGTCTCAACTTGTTAGCCTACTGTCGGTGCATTTGTTTGCGTTCTGCTATTGACGGTGGTTTGTCGTCCCGAGTTTATTTTCGGCGGCAAATGCGCATTTCTTGACAACCTTATTTTTTTCTGCGAAATGCTgttcatgaacctcatcaactTGTTAGATGTTGGTGTGC is part of the Triticum urartu cultivar G1812 unplaced genomic scaffold, Tu2.1 TuUngrouped_contig_5208, whole genome shotgun sequence genome and harbors:
- the LOC125528910 gene encoding uncharacterized protein LOC125528910 — its product is MESLQLHSCTALEHLEIQYCSSLVSLEGLRSLVNLKHLKILYSPALVSLTPLESYEPIEGISSHSYELFPALESLEVHDLSPLNTSFCKGLTCLRSLMLIELESTRLTDEQERALLLLRSLQELCFVECEDLIHLPAGLHGLHSLNTLKITCCNSISRLPKEGLPPSLEKLEIYDCSDELSEGCRSLATSKLEVEIDGCYVN